The segment GAAACCGGGCAAGACTGTTGTGGGAGCCGGATGTTTGTGGTCGCGTTAGACTGCCACCGCTAGTGCTATTTTCGACGTTggcttttttcccctcattttcagAGGAACGGTGAGTTGTGGGGCGTACAGGACCACTGATGGACGTTCTGATTCGGCTTCGTTCTTTGGAAAACGAGTATGGAGATGCTGAAGATGACGACGAAGACGACGCGGAAGACGATGCggatgataaggaagaagacgaagcgGGAGAGGCAGACGTCGATATTCTGTTCCTCTGGCGACAGGAATCGTTGCTTTTGATAAGTTTGTCAGATGAGAGGAGAGCCGGTTTGATCACTGGCGTGCTGGCACCTGTATGTTTGGTCTTTGTGTGAACTATATCACTTGAAATAGGTTTGGCCAATTCAACAGATTTTGTCGTCTTTCTTTCAATAGACGGACTCTGAAGTTTGTGGTGGACTGATTTCTGTTTGCTTCTAAGACTAGCTGGCTCTTGTGTACTTTGTGAGGACGAGAGCTCTCCCATAATGGCTGTCGTCTGTGTGGTAAGGACAGGCTCAGAAAGGGGATCAGATATGATTTTTGGTAGACACCCTTTGTTTTGGGAGGGTAGAAGTATtacctcctcattttttttatttcctgtatcCTCCAATTCTTCTTGGAAGTCTTCAAAATCATCACTGTAATCAAAAGAAGCAAAGTTTACATCACTTTTTGGTGGAAGGTTAAAGCTAATGGAGTCTAAAACATCACTACATTTATCTGCTGGGAATAAACCTTCATGCGAAATATCAGTTGTTTCTTCTTGTGCTTTCATGTCACCGAGGCTCCCTGGTTCATTTTCTAAACAAATTTTCTCACTTACTTCTACAAGAGACACACCGTCTTCATTAATTACATGAATTTGCTCCTCTGCCTgttttttgtcttctgttttGGTACCATAAGATTCTTTGGGAAGACCTTCTTCATTCTCTGGAATCTTGATGTTTCTGGCACAGAGTTCTTGACAGGATGCATTCATTAGGATATGCTTTTCGTCTGTGATATAGCTAGTTTCCACGAGTTCAGGAAGGTTCTCATCTGCGATAGCATGGACATCATCCTGCTGGTCATTAAGCTGAAGTTTAGGAACATCGAGTAGTTTTACATGACCTTTAGGAATGAGATTGAGGCTCTCATTCTCCTGGATAAAAGACGCCTCCTGATCGATGACGTTAAAATTTTCTCCAAGGACCTCTTTGATCTCTGAGGTAAGGCAGGTGATGCCTTCTCCTCCGTCATCATCCTCAGCATCATACAAAATGTCTGAAGAATCCCCGTAGCCGTCATCAGAATCTGCCAAAAGTGTGCAACAAAAGAGTCTGTAAATGAATTTATCTAACATATTTTTTAGAAAAGATAACGGATAATTTAAAGCAAATGTAAGATTAGCTAAACTGTGAAGAAAATAACTATACTCCACAAATGTCTTTACATCCTTCACAAAACCCAAACAAGTACTCATCTCAGCACAAGAGTTCACCTGAAGGAAAGTCATCCCTCGGGGAATGGTAGTCAGCTATTACCTCTCTGAAGCGAATGGTAATAGTCCGATCACACTCAGCTGGTGTCGGATCCTCAATTAGAGCTCTGTTCACCTCCTTCAGCCGTTCCGTCATGTCATATGGAACAAGGTCCACGTCTGAAAAAGATAGAAACGTCATAACGTGGTCATTATACTATTGTTTACATACGAGTGCACAGTGGTGTAACTCTATCTCTCTAATTATTCTTGAAGATATCCAAAGCGCAGGTGCTTCTGTTACTGGGGTAATATGAATATAATAGAGTTAATGGTCTGTCCTTTTCACTGCTGATCCCGTAGAAAACAGTCAATCACCACTTTATTGCTTGGCTTTTGGTGAATAAagatgtgttttcctttttgtcttttattaacaaactatatttcttatatGCAGGGACGTGCACAGAGTTGTAGAGGGCAGGGGCTCAGAGTATTAAAAAGGGTAATTTAATTCATGCGAGCGCTCAAAGTGTGCgagctggaaaaaaaagggtatttatttgttaattaaAAGGGATAATATGGTTTTTAACATTACAATCAGATTGTTGATGACCGGTTTTCATTTACAGTCTGatctggtggtgagagagcctaTAGTCAAGGACCAAGTTCACCAAGTCTAATTATCTCAACTTAATACTAGGATAGCACTTGATATAAGATTATTCACATTTAACACTGATGTTTGGAAGAAAATATGCAATTCAGCTGCAATtataaaaagcaacaaaaaactgACATATTTCCAGGCAatttgttatcaaagaaaataagtgtGAACATTGTTTCTTAtagctagatttttttttttttcttctagggGGTGTAACGTcagctagttttttttctttgtaaattCTTCAAAATATACAAACGGAATAACATTGTTATTTGATGTTGCCATAAACACTGGTTTTATCAAAGGaacttaaaaataaatgaattaattctCCATATTATGTGACAAATATGGAggattcttatatatatatatatataacaaacccGACAGAGGGACTGGGGAGTGACCAGGACATTTAACACTGGTAGCAGAGGGTGGTTCAGTCATGTCAGTCTCTTTTAAAACTCCACCTAAGTGGAGTGGTGGTAAAGGTTATGAGATTTGGAGAAAAGATGTGTTACTGTGGGCGGGCATGACTGAAttgaaaaataaggataaaggaGTAGCTGTCTACTTGAATCTGGATGGGAGAGCGAACGTCGCTGCTTCACAGTTGGATTCAGGGGTGTTGGCTGGTGATAATGGTTTGGATACATTATTGGAAAGGTTGGATAAGTTGTTTTTGCTGGATAAAGGATGAAGGCAGTTTGAGGCCTTTGACACCCTGGAATCATTGAAAAGGAGCTGGGATATGGATATTAGGACATTTATTTCGGGTTTTGAGAATGTCTATTTTCGTTGTACTGAATTAGGTGTGGTGTTGCCAGAGGTAGTAAGGGCATTTATGTTGTTACGTTCTTGTGATTTAGGTGAGAATGATAGGAAGTTGGTGTTGTCTGCCATGGCTGACATTACTTGCGTGAAGATATCAGACGCCTTGTGCCGTATATTCTCTCCTGGATTGACACAGACGCATGCAGAGTCAGCTGGTGGCAGTTTCGGTAAAGAATGAACCAGTGTTTATGGGAGGTTCACCTGGCATGGACGAGGATGGACAAGGTGTTGATAATGAAAGTTCTGGGGATGTTTTGTATGCCGGTGGATTTCAAAGAGGCCGACCTATGGCAATGGGGTTATGGCAGGGGTAGACGCCCAAGGGATGATGGTAATTCGAGGGCCAGGACCAATTGGAGGAGACAGAACCCTGTTGGCAATGATGGTAAGGTGTCGAGGTGCAATATTTGTGATTCAAAGTTTCATTGGGCTAAGGATTGCCCAGATTTATATGAATCTATGGGTGGAAAGGCCTCGAAACGGTTTGTTGGCCCAAGTTCGGGGGGTGATACAGAGACTGGGGATGGTAGTAGTAAAACCTACATGATGTGGTATGCTGGCAATAAACATGGTAAGCTGATGGAGGAATGTAAAGGGTATGCGTTGTTGGATTCTGGGTGTTCTAGAACTGTGTGTGGCTCGTACTGGTATGAATGCTTTTTGGAGAGATTGACggagtgtgagaggaagacTTTGGTGGTGGAGGACACTGATGCGgtatttacattttcatatgAGAAGTCGGTCCATTCAGTGATGAGGGTTATTCTGCCTTGCATTTTAGAGGGTATTTGTACTGGAATAGTGACTGAAGTTGTTGACTGTGATATTCCACTGTTGTTGAGTCGTATGTCAATGAAGAAGGCTGGGTTAATTGTGAATTTTGGAACTGATCAAGCAAAATTGAGAGGTAAAGTGATAAATTTGAAGGTGTCATCATCAGGTCACTATCTGCTTGGTGTCTCTCCTGCATGAGTAGAAGGAGCAGCTGTTGGGAAGGCGTTAGTTGCTACATCATGCAGAAATATTAAGGAGAGGGCTTTGAAATTGCATAGCAGTTCGGTCACCCCACGGCTGATAGGCTTATAAAGCTGGTGCGTGAGGGTGATCAAAATGACAAGGAGCTCGAAAAGGCCATAAATGTGGTGTCGAAAAATTGTGAGGTATGTCTTCAAAGGAAGAGAGCTAAGCCGCGCCCAGTTGTTTGTCTCCCTATGGCATCCAGATTTAATGAGATGGTTGCAATGGATCTTAAAATATGGAAGGATGTATACTttctggtgatggtggatgtGGCGACGAGGTATTGCATGGCCACTGTGGTAAAGGATAAATCTGCGAAGAGTATCATGAGGGCATTGGTGTTGAATTGGGTAGTGCTTTTTGGCGCACCTAGTAAAATACTGACCGACAATGGGGGCGAATTCAATAACAGTGAGATGCGGGAGTTTGGCGAGAAATTTAACATAAAGGTTATGACTACATCTGCTGAAGCACCCTGGAGTAACGGGGTTTGTGAAAGGGCTAATGCCGTTATTTTAGATATAGTAGACAAGATTGTGGCGGATGCTGGGTGTGACATTCAGATGGCTTTGGCTTGGGCGGTGTCTGCAAGGAATGCACTATCtagctatttgttttttttgcacTATCTAGCTATTTGGGTTTTGCACCAAATCAACTAGTGTTTGGTAGTAATCCGAGCCTGCCAAACATTGTGAACAATAATCCACCCGCACTTAGCCAGGTGGAAGGATCAGAGATGGTGCGTATGAACTTGAATGCCTTGCACAGCGCTAGGAGGGAGTTTATTAAGGCCGAGTCGAGTGAGCGTTTGGCAAGAGCTTTGAGACATAATATCCGTTCGAGTGATTGTGAACTCATAGGAAATGGGGATGAGGTTTACTATAAGAGAAATGACAGCAACGTGTGGCATGGTCCTGGGATTGTGATTGGCCGGGATGGTAAGCAGTTTCTGGTCAGACATGGAGGGGTGTATGTACGGGTTCATGAGTGCAGACTGACCCGTGTGACACATGGTGAACCAGGATGCGATGAGAAGTTCGCGGCGAAGTCGGGTGGCGAAGTCGTGACACCTAGAATGGAGGATCACCAGGAAAATGATGAGCCGGCCATAAGtgaggaggatgatgagaaggaaagtgatTCAGGGATTAGGATTTTGAGGTTGATCAAGGTGATACAGGTGAAGTGGTCGTTCAAGAGGACCAAGATGTGGTGGAAGTGTTTCCAGATGGTGCAGAGGCAGAGACTGTTGAGGAGGATGTTGGCGAAGAGTCACAGAGGCCCTCAGGGTTGAAGGCTGGGACGCGTATAAAAGGTGTCTTGTGGGAAACTGATGAGGTGGTGACAGGCAAAGTGGTAAGTAGAGCAGGGAAGGAGACTGGCAAATATAAGGATCGCTATAACTTTAAATGGGATTCAGATGGGAGCGTTTCATGGGCAGATTTGGAAAGGCATTTCAAGTCTTGggaggtggtgagtgatgaTGTGGAGTTATTAGTCTTCTTTAATTCTGATGAGGTTTTGACTACTAAAGAGATGGAGATTAATAGTTGGATTGAGAATGGAGTgtatgaggaggtggaggatgttgGTCAAAAGGCCATGTCAGTGAGATGGGTGATTACAGAGAAAATTAAAGGGGGCAAGAACGTGGTGAAGGCTAGATTAGTGGCAAGGGGTTGTGAGGAGGAGACGGACAGCTTACGTAAAGACTCTCCAACATGCTCAAAGGAAGCCGTACGATTGGCTGTGTTGATTTCGGCTAATCACTGTTGGCAGTGTCATTCTCTGGACGTAAAGGCAGCATACCTACAGGGGGATAAGATCGATCGGGAAGTCTATTTGAAACCTCCACCAGAGTTTGATCATGGTCGTTTGTGGAGCCTACGGAAGACAGTATATGGACTCGTGACGCAGATAGACACTGGTATCTGAGGGTGAGATGCCAACTAATTGACCCTGGAGTGAAGGTGTCGTCCCTGGATCCGGCATTGTTCTCATGACGTGTCGATGGTAACATTGAGGGTATACTTTGTGTCTATGTGGATGATCTATTCTGGGCTGGAACAGATTTGTTCAGAAGATGTATAATGGACAAGCTGAATGAGATTTTTGTAATGGGCAGTTCAGAGTCTAAGGCATTTAAGTATGTGGGGTTGAGTGTTACTTCGAATGAGGACGGGAGTGTGACGCTGGATCAAAACCAGTATGCGGCCACCCTGAATGAAGTAAAGGTTGGGAAACTGAGGTCTATGATGAAGGCAAATGAgttgagagacagtgagaggtcTGAATATAGAACAACTTTGGGGCAATTAAATTGGATTGCTACGCATACCCGACCTGATATATCCTTTGATGTAAGCGAGTTGAGCGGTCTAAGTAATAAGGTTACAGTGTCTGAGATGTTGAGACTGAACAAGGTAATAAACAGGGTCAAAGTAATTCGTGTGAAATTACATATGCCTAGGCTAAGAGGAATTGAAAGGTGTTGGGTAGAATGTTTTTCGGATGCTTCTTTTGGGATGAAAGTGGAAGGCGTTGTCCCGTATACTGGCagtcaaggaaaataagaagggtGGTAAAGTCAACTCTTGCTGCTGAAACACTGGCCCTGTTGGACTGTGCAGAGGCTGCAGTATATTTGGTGACGATTTTGGATGAAATGACAGGCTGTGGAAAATTGAGAGTGAGGTGTTATGTGGACAACCGAAGTTTGGTGGATGCACTCCACTCCTATAAGGGTGTGGAAGACAAAAGGTTGAGAATCGATATTGCTGTGATTCGGGGCAtgttggagaggggagagatagaggatGTATGGTGGGTGGATACCAAGGCTCAATTATGTATTTGCTTAACAAAGAAAGGCGCTTCCGTCGACCGTCTGCTCGATGCAGTCAGGGGGAAGGGGCATGGGAAATAGGGGTACCTAGAATAAAAAAGGGATGAGTGTTAATATTGGAGCACCTGAGTGCTGAGCCGCTTAGCTGCGCGCGGCAACTGTGACGTCACCAGGTTGGCGGGAGAGAGCGGCGAGTAGCGGCGAGCCGGTTTAATTGGGTTGGGGCAGCCGTGACAATAGGATATCCGCCCCttaatacttatatatatatatatatatatatatatatatatatatatatatatatatatatatatatatatatatatatatatatatatatatatatatatatatatatatatatatatatatatatatatatatatatatatatatatatatatatatatatatatatatatatatatatatatatatatatatatatatatatatatatatatatatatatatatatatatatatatatatatatatatatatatatatatatatatatatatatatatatatatatatatatatatatatatatatatatatatatatatatatatatatatatatatatatatatatatatatatatatatatatatatatatatatatatatatatatatatatatatatatatatatatatatatatatatatatatatatatatatatatatatatatatatatatatatatatatatatatatatatatatatatatatatatatatatatatatatatatatatatatatatatatatatatatatatatatatatatatatatatatatatatatatatatatatatatatatatatatatatatatatatatatatatatatatatatatatatatatatatatatatatatatatatatatatatatatatatatatatatatatatatatatatatatatatatatatatatatatatatatatatatatatatatatatatatatatatatatatatatatatatatatatatatatatatatatatatatatatatatatatatatatatatatatatatatatatatatatatatatatatatatatatatatatatatatatatatatatatatatatatatatatatatatatatatatatatatatatatatatatatatatatatatatatatatatatatatatatatatatatatatatatatatatatatatatatatatatatatatatatatatatatatatatatatatatatatatatatatatatatatatatatatatatatatatatatatatatatatatatatatatatatatatatatatatatatatatatatatatatatatatatatatatatatatatatatatatatatatatatatatatatatatatatatatatatatatatatatatatatatatatatatatatatatatatatatatatatatatatatatatatatatatatatatatctatatatatatctatctatatatatatatctatatatatatctatctatatatatctatctatatatatatctatatatatatctatatatctatctatatatatatatatatatatatatatatatatatatatatatatatatatatatatatatatatatatatatatatatatatatatatatatttatatatatatatttatatatatatatatatatatatatatatatatatatatatatatatatatatatatatatatatatatatatatatatatatatatatatatatatatatatatatatatatatatatatatatatatatatatatatatatatatatatatatatatatatatatatata is part of the Portunus trituberculatus isolate SZX2019 unplaced genomic scaffold, ASM1759143v1 PGA_scaffold_400__1_contigs__length_35638, whole genome shotgun sequence genome and harbors:
- the LOC123500550 gene encoding uncharacterized protein LOC123500550: MELESLTWNYPTPQQARDCTSSLSHDTNDATDESDDDDDDESYYVDLVPYDMTERLKEVNRALIEDPTPAECDRTITIRFREVIADYHSPRDDFPSDSDDGYGDSSDILYDAEDDDGGEGITCLTSEIKEVLGENFNVIDQEASFIQENESLNLIPKGHVKLLDVPKLQLNDQQDDVHAIADENLPELVETSYITDEKHILMNASCQELCARNIKIPENEEGLPKESYGTKTEDKKQAEEQIHVINEDGVSLVEVSEKICLENEPGSLGDMKAQEETTDISHEGLFPADKCSDVLDSISFNLPPKSDVNFASFDYSDDFEDFQEELEDTGNKKNEEVILLPSQNKGCLPKIISDPLSEPVLTTQTTAIMGELSSSQSTQEPASLRSKQKSVHHKLQSPSIERKTTKSVELAKPISSDIVHTKTKHTGASTPVIKPALLSSDKLIKSNDSCRQRNRISTSASPASSSSLSSASSSASSSSSSSASPYSFSKERSRIRTSISGPVRPTTHRSSENEGKKANVENSTSGGSLTRPQTSGSHNSL